TCCACGTAGTCGCGCAGGCCCAGCACGAGGGCTCCCCAGACCTCGGCGAGGTCGCTGAGCCGCTCGGCGACGCCGCCGACCTGCGGCGCACCCGCGGGCGTCTGCCAGGCGGTCGGCACCTCGACCCGGCGGACTGCCATCTCGCCCAGGCCGCCCGTGGGCGCGTCGGCGACGGCGACCGGGAGGGTCACGTCGTGGATGAGCAGCGCCTCGGTGAACTGCTGCGCGCGGGCGAGCAGCTCGCCGGAGGGCGCCACGATCATCGAGTCGCCGTCGAAGGTGAGCTCGTCCTGGCCGCCGACCATGTTGACGTAGGCGACCGTCGCGTGCGCCTCGGCCGCCCGCCGGGCAACGAGGGAGAGCCGGGCGTCGTCCTTGTCGCGCTCGTAGGGCGAGCCGTTGATGTTGAGCACGAGACCGACCCGCGCGGCTGCCGCGACGGCGAAGGGCCCGCCCGGCTGCCAGATGTCCTCGCAGATGGTGAGCGCCACGTCGACCTGCTCGTCGCCGATGCCGAGCCTTACGACGGTCAGCGTGTCGCCGGGCACGAAGTAGCGGTCCTCGTCGAAGACGCCGTAGTTGGGCAGGTGGTGCTTGAAGTAGGTGGCGGCAACACCGCCCCGGTGCAGCACCGCCTGCGCGTTGCGCGGCCCGCGCCGGACCGTCGTGTCGTCGCCGAGCCGGGCCGGGCCGTCGGCGTCGAGGTAGCCCACGACCACCGCGAGCTCACCGAAGCCGCCTGCGTCGAGGTCGGCGGCGAGCTTCGCCAGGGCGCGCTGGGACGAGGTGACGAAGGCATCCCGGAAAGTGAGGTCTTCGACCGGATATCCGGTCAGCACCATCTCGGGGAAGACGACGAGGTGCGCGCCGGATCGCGCGGCTGCTGCGGTGCGTTCGCGGATCAGGGCGGCGTTGCCACTGAGATCACCGACGACTGGGTTGACCTGTGCGAGGGCTATGCGCAAAGTCGGCATGTCAACATCATGCCCCGCCAGGGCTGGTTTTGGCTTCCGGCTGCAGGGGCAGGATCTTCGACAGGGTCTGGTCGAGCAGCTCCGCCACCTGCTGGTCGAGCTGCTGCTCGGCGCTGGTCGGGCCCAGCCTGCGCAGCACGGAGATGGCCGAGCCGACCCGCCCGACGGCGAGGTAGCCGGTCTTGGTGGAGGTGGCGGAACTCACGGTCAGCCGCACGGTGTAGGAGCGCCCCAGCAGCGGCAGGCCGGGCTTGCCGGCGTCGAGCCGGACCCGGACCCGGGCGCCGTCCACGACCGTGGTGAAGTCCCGGCAGGCCTTGGTGGTGGCGAGCAGCGAGTCGAAGGTCTTCGCCGCGTCACCGCTCGACAGCACCCGCAGGGCCTGGTCGAGGACGCTCTTGTCCGGCGCGATGTGCCTGGTCGAGGCGTCGCCGTCGGCGTTGCGGCCGCTCGCCGAGGCGAGGCTGATCAGTTCGGCCGGGTCGGCGACGAGCGCCCGGCAGCGGGAGTTGCTCGCCTCCGTGCGCGGTGCGGGCGAGGACGGCAGGGTCGCGCTGGGGGACAGGACCAACGGCAGGTCCGGCCCGGCCACCTGCGCGGTCTGCAGGTCCGCCTGGATCGCCTCGCGGGGGCCGGGGTGCGGGTCCGACCGCGGGTGCGGCCGCAACCCGAGCACGCCCAGCAGGGTGAGTACGCCGACCGTCACGCACCCCAGCGCGGCACCCGTCACGATGGCCCTGCGCCGTGCTCGGTCGAGTCTCATCGTGCCACCCCGGTATGCCTGCCAGCCCTGTGCTCCGCAGGCTCAACGGCCTGATGGGTCAGCGGTTGCGGCATGCGGGATGTGTAACCTCCGCGTAACGTGATCAGTGTTGACTGAGCGACCGGGCAGCCGAAGGCTGCGCGACCCGCCCCGCCCGGCGCTGGAAGCCATGCATGGAAGAGGTCTGGCTGTGGATCGTCAGCAGGAGTTCGTGCTCCGCACGCTCGAAGAGCGCGACATCCGTTTCGTCCGGCTGTGGTTCACCGACGTGCTCGGCACGCTGAAGTCCGTGAGCGTGGCCCCGGCCGAGCTGGAGGCCGCCTTCGAGGAGGGCATCGGCTTCGACGGCTCCGCGATCGAGGGGTTCGCCCGGGTCTTCGAGTCGGACATGGTCGCGATGCCCGATCCGACCACCTTCCAGGTCTTCCCCTTCGAGGGCGGCGCCTCCGGCGAGAGCGCCCGGATGTTCTGCGACATCCTGCTGCCCGACGGCAACGCGAGCTGGGCCGATCCGCGCCATGTGCTGCGGCGCTCGCTCTCCAAGGCCGCCGAGAAGGGCTTCACCTTCTACACCCACCCGGAGATCGAGTTCTTCCTGCTGGAGGACGGACCCAACGACGGCAGCCCGCCCAAGCCGGTCGACTCGGGCGGCTACTTCGACCACACCACGCACGTCGTCGCGCGGGACTTCCGCCGCCAGGCCGTGCTCGCGCTGGAGCGGATCGGCATCTCGGTCGAGTTCAGCCACCACGAGGTCGCCCCCGGCCAGCAGGAGATCGACCTGCGCTACGCCGACGCGCTGACGACCGCCGACAACATCATGACCTTCCGGCACGTGATGAAGGAGGTGGCGCTCTCGCACGGCGTCCGGGCCACCTTCATGCCGAAGCCCTTCACCGACCAGCCCGGCAGTGGCATGCACACGCACCTCTCGCTCTTCGAGGGTGAGCGCAACGCCTTCCACGACCCGGCCGACCCGCACAAGCTCTCCGACGTGGCGAAGGCGTTCATCGCCGGCATCCTCACCCACGCCCGCGAGTTCACCGCCGTCACCAACCAGTGGGTCAACTCCTACAAGCGGCTCTTCCCGCAGCAGCTCGCCGACCGGATCACCGAGTCGCCGGCCTACGTCTGCTGGGGGCACGTCAACCGGTCGGCGCTGGTGCGGGTGCCCGCCTATGGCAAGCCCAACTCGGCCCGGGTGGAGGTGCGCTCGATCGACAGCGCCACCAACCCCTACCTCGCCTACGCGGTGCTGCTCGGTGCCGGTCTGAAGGGCATCGAGGAGGGCTACGAGCTGCCGCCCGGCGCCGAGGACGACGTGTGGTCGCTCTCCAACGCCGAGCGCAAGGCGATGGGCTACGAGGCGCTGCCGGAGAACCTCAGCGAGGCGATCGAGGTGATGGCGGGCTCCGAGCTCGTCGCGGAGGTGCTCGGCGAGCACGTCTTCGACTTCTTCCTGCGCAACAAGCGCGCCGAGTGGGAGGAGTACAGGCGCGAGGTGACGCCCTATGAGCGGCGGCGCTACCTCGGCGCGCTGTAGTTCCCGACGACTGAAAGCGCCTCCCGTTCACCTGCCTGGGTGAACGGGAGGCGCTTTTTCGGCGTACATCGATGGGTTGTAGGGGTTTTGGAGGGCCGCTGGAGGGACGACCGCGAGGCTGAGCGCACCCCGCGCAGCAACGGGTCTTGTCCACCATCCACCGGAGGGACCGTCCATATGCGATTGAACGTCCTGCTCCGTGCCGCCGCCACCCTCGTGCTCGGCGTCACCGGAACCCTGCTCCTCGGCACACCAGCGCACGCGGCACCGTCGTTCCAGCTCCCGTTCCCCTGCGGGCAGACCTGGTCGGGCAACAGCAGCGGCAGCAGCGCCCACGTCTCGTGGGAGATCGACTTCAATCGCGGGTCGACCCCCACCGCCGACCTGGGCGACACCGTCGTCGCGGCGGCTGCGGGAACCGTCGAGGTCTCCGCGCACCAGGGCGAGGTCAACGGCTACGGCAACCTCATCGTCATCAACCACGGCGGCGGCTACTACACCTACTACGCGCACCTCGACGCCCGGGCCGTGAGCGCGGGCCAGGCGGTGCTGCGCGGCCAGGCGATCGGCGCCCTCGGCAACACCAGCCGCACCGGCAACAACATCAGCCCGCACCTGCACTACGAGGTGCGCTACCCGGACCGGTCGCAGTCGCACATCATCAAGTCGGTCTTCAACGGGAGCACCTTCCCCTACAACGTCGGCTCGGTGACGAGCAACAACTGCGCCACCTCCTACGACCCCGCCGCCGAGTGCGGTGCGGGCTTCCAGATGACCGACTCGGTGAAGCTCGGCAGCGCCGGCACGGTCAACCTGCTCTGGAAGGGCTCCACCAGCCAGAACTGCGTGATCACCCTGAAGATGGCGAGTGTCGGCACCCCCACCGCCACCAGCGCCTTCCTCGAACCACAGGGCGCATCACGCACCACCGACTCCGGCAGCTTCTCCTACTTCGCCGGGCCCGTCATCCGGACCGCGCCGAACTGCGTCAAGTGGGGCGGCAGTGCGGGCGGCACGAGTTACACCTCCCCCTTCGAACACTGCTGACGACAGGGAAATCACCATGATTGGCAAGACTCTCCGGCTCACCCTCGCCGCGGTCGTCGCCGGTGCGGCGATCATCATCCCCAGCGCCCCGGCGCTCGCCGCGCCCGTCTTCAAGGTCCCCTTCCCCTGCGGGCAGGTCTGGTCCGGCCAGACCCGCTCCGACCACAGCCCCGCCTACGCGGTCGACTTCAACCGCACCAATGACGACGGTGACCCGGTCGTCGCCAGCGCTCCCGGCACGGTCGACGTCGTCGCCAACCTGGGCAGCACGAGCTACGGCAAGTACGTCCGGATCAACCACGGCAACGGCTGGACGACCTACTACGCCCACCTGAGCAGCTTCAACACCTCCGTCGGCGCCGTGGTCGGCTACGGCAAGGTGATCGGCTACGTCGGCACCACCGGCGGATCCACCGGACCCCACCTGCACTACGAGCAGCGCTCCGGCGGCAACGACGTGCAGGTCAAGTTCGACGGCGCCACCGCGCTCTACTGGGGCACCAAGAACTACACCAGCACCAACGCCTGCTCGGGCAGCTCGACCGGCGCGGGCACGGTCAACACGGCGGGCTCGCCGCTGACGATCCGCTCCGGCCCGGGCACGGGCTACTCCTCCGTCGGCACGGTCGCGGACGGCGCGGGGGTCACGATCTACTGCCAGACATCGGGTACGACGGTGACGGGCACCTACGGCACCAGCAGCATCTGGGACCGGATCGGCACCGGCAAGTTCATCTCGGACGCCTACGTCTACACCGGATACGACGGTTACATCCCCGGCGTACCGCGCTGCTAGTCGAGTTCCTCCCCGCTACGGGCCGGCCGGCCGCACCTCGGTCGGCCCGTTCCGCTGTCCCGCCGGTGTCATCGAGCTGCTCGGCCGGTTTGGCGTCGGGTCCGCTCGGGGTCATAGGGTGGGAATCATGATCGATTCTCCGAAAGTCTGGTTCATCACCGGAGCATCGCGCGGCCTGGGTGCGGCCGTCGTCACCGAGGCACTGGCTCGCGGCCATCGGGTCGTCGCCACCGGCCGGGACGCCGACGCCGTCCGGCGCGCCTTTCCTGCCGCCGACTCGCTGCTCGCCCTCGCCCTCGACGTGACCGACGAGCAGAGCGTCCAGGCGGCGGTCGGCGCGGCCGTCGAGCACTTCGGCCGGATCGACGTGCTGGTCAACAATGCCGGGCGCGGGCTGATCGGTGCGGTCGAGGAGGTCTCGGACAGCGCTGCCCGGGCGGTCTTCGACACCAACGTCTTCGGCGTACTCACCGTGCAGCGGGCGGTCCTGCCGACCCTGCGAGCGCAGGGCTCCGGGCACGTCATCAACATCAGCTCCGTCGGCGGCTTCGCCCGTGCCGCACCCGGCTGGGGCCTCTACGCCTCGACGAAGTTCGCCCTCGAAGGGCTGACCGAGGCGCTCAACGCCGAACTGGTGCCGCTCGGCATCAACGTCACGATCGTCGAGCCGGGCGGGTTCCGGACAGACTTCCTCGACGGGTCCAGCCTGCACATCGAGCCGACCGTGATCGACGACTACGCGGCCACGTCCGGCCTGACGCGGGGGATCCCGGCGGAGCACAACCACGCTCAGCGCGGCGACCCGGCCAAGGCGGCGATCGCGATCGTCGACCTCACCGAGGCCACCGATCCGCCGCTGCGCCTGCAGCTGGGCGCCGACTCGGTGGCCCGGATCGAGGCGAAGCTGGCTCTGGTCCACACGGAGCTGGAGACGTGGCGCAAGGTGGCCCTCGCCACCGACCACGACGACGTGGTCTGACCCCGCTCGTTTCCGCTCGCTTCTCGCGCGGTGATCACGTCTGGTTCCGGGAAGCAGACCGAATCTTGGCGCGTGATCACGTCTGGTTCCCCGAATCAGACGTGATCACGCGGGCGAGGAGACGGCCAGGAGAGCGGTGCAGGCTGCGATCAGGCGCTGTCGCAGCGGAGCCGCGCGCTCGGCGAAGGTCCGCTGGCGGGCGGCGTACTCGGCGCGGCCCTCGGGGGTCTCGATCCGCACCGGGGGGTAGCCGAGATCGGCCAGGTCATAGGGGCTCGCCTGCATGTCCAGGGCGCGGATCTCGCGGGTCAGCTCGAAACAGTCCGCCGTCAGCTCGCTCGGGACCAGCGGGGCGAGCTTGTAGGCCCACTTGTAGAGATCCATATTCGCGTGCAGGCAGCCCGGCTGCTCCAGCTCCGGCTGGGACTGTCTCGTCGGGGTCAGCACGTTGAGGGACCGGGCCGGGGGAGTGAAGAAGCGAAAGGCGTCGAAGTGCGTGCAGCGTACCCCCCGGTCCTCGACGACCTGGGCCAGCGACGGCGGTGACAGGCGCAGCGGCCAGGAGTTGTGGCGGACCTCGTCGGGCTGCTGGCGGTAGACCATCGCCCACTCGTGCAGGCCGAAGCAGCCGAACTGGGCCGGGCGGGCGGCGGTCTCGCCGAGCAGCGCGGCGATCCACGCGATCGACTCCCGGCGCCGCTCGATCACGGCCGGGTCGATCATCACACCGTCGGCGACCTCGATGTAGTCGCGGGCGGTCTCGCCACCCGCCAGCACGATCCCCGCGCCCGGGTGCCAGCGGCGGAGCTGTGCCGGGCGCTGGGAGTAGTAGGTGAAGAGGAAGTCCTCGACCGGGTGCTTCGCGCCGCGCTGCCGGCGGTCGCGGTGCTGCCCCAGCCACGAGTCCACGCGCGCCTCATGGGCGGCCCGGCGCGCTCGCCACACCACCGCATCCAGCACTGTCGGATCCACCGGACCAGGGTACCCAGCGGGATTCCGACTGCCGTGGGGCGTCGATCCGCCGGGAACGGTGAAATCCCACCGGATATCGTGAGGTTGACTTGGTCGCGTGATGGGAGCAGCTGTGCGTATTGCCCGGTTCGTGCACTCCGGTGGGATGTCCTTCGGCGTTGTGGAGGGCGAGGCCGACGCGGGCGCCGAAGCGCTCACCGTCGCCGCGATCGACGGACACCCCTTCGGTGAGATCAAATACACCGGGCAGCGCTGGGCCCTCGCCGACGTGCGGCTGCTCTCGCCGATCCTGCCGAGCAAGGTCGTGTGTGTCGGGCGCAACTACGCCGATCACGCCGCTGAGCTGGGCAACGCCGTGCCCAAGGAGCCGCTGCTCTTCCTCAAGCCGACCACCTCGGTGATCGGCCCGCACGACCCGATCCGCATCCCGCCGCAGTCCAAGCAGGTCGAGCACGAGGCCGAGCTCGCCGTGGTGATCGGCGCCACCGGCGCCCGCCGGGTCGACCGCGCCGACGCGATGAAGACCGTCTTCGGGTTCACCTGCGCCAACGATGTCACCGCGCGCGACATCCAGAAGGCCGACGTGCAGTTCACCCGGGCCAAGGGCTTCGACTCGTTCTGCCCGCTCGGCCCGTGGATCACCACCGGCCTCGACGTGACCGACCTGGAGGTCCGCTGCGAGGTGGGCCGCTCCGCGGACGACATGGATGTACGCCAGCTGGGCCGCACGTCACAGCTCGTCTTCGACGTGGCGACCCTCGTCTCCTACATCTCGCACGTGATGACGCTGCTGCCCGGTGACGTGATCCTCACCGGCACCCCCGCCGGCGTCGGCATCCTCGCCGAGGGCGACATCGTCTCCGTCAAGGTCGAGGGGCTGGGCTCGCTGACCAACCCGGTGCTCAACCTGTGACCCGGGTCGCGGTGCGCCGTGCCGACCCGGATACCCGGTTTGGTTCGGGCGGACCGGTCAGGTAAAGTTCACTCCCGGCACGGTAAGCGGTC
This portion of the Allocatelliglobosispora scoriae genome encodes:
- a CDS encoding NAD+ synthase; translation: MPTLRIALAQVNPVVGDLSGNAALIRERTAAAARSGAHLVVFPEMVLTGYPVEDLTFRDAFVTSSQRALAKLAADLDAGGFGELAVVVGYLDADGPARLGDDTTVRRGPRNAQAVLHRGGVAATYFKHHLPNYGVFDEDRYFVPGDTLTVVRLGIGDEQVDVALTICEDIWQPGGPFAVAAAARVGLVLNINGSPYERDKDDARLSLVARRAAEAHATVAYVNMVGGQDELTFDGDSMIVAPSGELLARAQQFTEALLIHDVTLPVAVADAPTGGLGEMAVRRVEVPTAWQTPAGAPQVGGVAERLSDLAEVWGALVLGLRDYVEKNRFKSVVLGLSGGIDSAVVAAIAVDALGGQRVVGVSMPSEFSSGHSRDDAADLAKRSGLDFRTEPIATMVDAFLANMNLAGLAIENLQARVRGVILMALSNQEGHLVLTTGNKSELAVGYSTLYGDSVGGFNPLKDVPKSLVWELARWRNDDAAARDQVPPIPENSIAKPPSAELRPGQLDTDSLPDYAVLDDILLGYVEGDRGRDDLIAAGHDPALVDRVMRMVDLAEYKRRQSAPGTKISFKAFGRDRRLPITNRWRETAA
- a CDS encoding glutamine synthetase family protein — encoded protein: MDRQQEFVLRTLEERDIRFVRLWFTDVLGTLKSVSVAPAELEAAFEEGIGFDGSAIEGFARVFESDMVAMPDPTTFQVFPFEGGASGESARMFCDILLPDGNASWADPRHVLRRSLSKAAEKGFTFYTHPEIEFFLLEDGPNDGSPPKPVDSGGYFDHTTHVVARDFRRQAVLALERIGISVEFSHHEVAPGQQEIDLRYADALTTADNIMTFRHVMKEVALSHGVRATFMPKPFTDQPGSGMHTHLSLFEGERNAFHDPADPHKLSDVAKAFIAGILTHAREFTAVTNQWVNSYKRLFPQQLADRITESPAYVCWGHVNRSALVRVPAYGKPNSARVEVRSIDSATNPYLAYAVLLGAGLKGIEEGYELPPGAEDDVWSLSNAERKAMGYEALPENLSEAIEVMAGSELVAEVLGEHVFDFFLRNKRAEWEEYRREVTPYERRRYLGAL
- a CDS encoding M23 family metallopeptidase, with translation MRLNVLLRAAATLVLGVTGTLLLGTPAHAAPSFQLPFPCGQTWSGNSSGSSAHVSWEIDFNRGSTPTADLGDTVVAAAAGTVEVSAHQGEVNGYGNLIVINHGGGYYTYYAHLDARAVSAGQAVLRGQAIGALGNTSRTGNNISPHLHYEVRYPDRSQSHIIKSVFNGSTFPYNVGSVTSNNCATSYDPAAECGAGFQMTDSVKLGSAGTVNLLWKGSTSQNCVITLKMASVGTPTATSAFLEPQGASRTTDSGSFSYFAGPVIRTAPNCVKWGGSAGGTSYTSPFEHC
- a CDS encoding M23 family metallopeptidase, translated to MIGKTLRLTLAAVVAGAAIIIPSAPALAAPVFKVPFPCGQVWSGQTRSDHSPAYAVDFNRTNDDGDPVVASAPGTVDVVANLGSTSYGKYVRINHGNGWTTYYAHLSSFNTSVGAVVGYGKVIGYVGTTGGSTGPHLHYEQRSGGNDVQVKFDGATALYWGTKNYTSTNACSGSSTGAGTVNTAGSPLTIRSGPGTGYSSVGTVADGAGVTIYCQTSGTTVTGTYGTSSIWDRIGTGKFISDAYVYTGYDGYIPGVPRC
- a CDS encoding oxidoreductase, which produces MIDSPKVWFITGASRGLGAAVVTEALARGHRVVATGRDADAVRRAFPAADSLLALALDVTDEQSVQAAVGAAVEHFGRIDVLVNNAGRGLIGAVEEVSDSAARAVFDTNVFGVLTVQRAVLPTLRAQGSGHVINISSVGGFARAAPGWGLYASTKFALEGLTEALNAELVPLGINVTIVEPGGFRTDFLDGSSLHIEPTVIDDYAATSGLTRGIPAEHNHAQRGDPAKAAIAIVDLTEATDPPLRLQLGADSVARIEAKLALVHTELETWRKVALATDHDDVV
- a CDS encoding 3-methyladenine DNA glycosylase, which codes for MDPTVLDAVVWRARRAAHEARVDSWLGQHRDRRQRGAKHPVEDFLFTYYSQRPAQLRRWHPGAGIVLAGGETARDYIEVADGVMIDPAVIERRRESIAWIAALLGETAARPAQFGCFGLHEWAMVYRQQPDEVRHNSWPLRLSPPSLAQVVEDRGVRCTHFDAFRFFTPPARSLNVLTPTRQSQPELEQPGCLHANMDLYKWAYKLAPLVPSELTADCFELTREIRALDMQASPYDLADLGYPPVRIETPEGRAEYAARQRTFAERAAPLRQRLIAACTALLAVSSPA
- a CDS encoding fumarylacetoacetate hydrolase family protein is translated as MRIARFVHSGGMSFGVVEGEADAGAEALTVAAIDGHPFGEIKYTGQRWALADVRLLSPILPSKVVCVGRNYADHAAELGNAVPKEPLLFLKPTTSVIGPHDPIRIPPQSKQVEHEAELAVVIGATGARRVDRADAMKTVFGFTCANDVTARDIQKADVQFTRAKGFDSFCPLGPWITTGLDVTDLEVRCEVGRSADDMDVRQLGRTSQLVFDVATLVSYISHVMTLLPGDVILTGTPAGVGILAEGDIVSVKVEGLGSLTNPVLNL